A single genomic interval of Antarcticibacterium arcticum harbors:
- the aroB gene encoding 3-dehydroquinate synthase: MATHAAQAKVFYSEKAYKQLNIFLKKTAPSAIFIIVDSNTQDQCLPLFLPLIETNTEIEIIEMDPGEEYKNIETCSGIWNVLSELGADRKSLVINLGGGVVTDLGGFIASTFKRGIQYINVPTTLLSMVDASVGGKTGVDLGNLKNQIGVISQPEMVLIDPGFLSTLPPEEMRSGLAEILKHGLIAKRAYWEKANDLKKLGLEDLRDLIMESVDIKTHIVTKDPREENLRKTLNFGHTFGHAIESYFLTHPEKNKVLHGEAVAAGMIIALFLSTKITNFPEKELESITQTILEFFPVIEIREEDFSKIIELLKFDKKNSHGNINFVLLEEIGVPIIDCKVPEDMLFESLGFYKNLKTR; encoded by the coding sequence ATGGCTACCCACGCAGCACAGGCTAAGGTTTTTTATTCAGAAAAAGCATATAAGCAACTGAATATTTTTTTAAAAAAGACAGCACCCTCTGCCATCTTTATAATTGTTGACAGCAACACCCAGGATCAATGCCTCCCACTCTTTTTACCTTTAATTGAAACCAACACTGAGATTGAGATAATAGAAATGGATCCAGGGGAAGAATACAAAAATATTGAAACCTGTTCGGGTATATGGAATGTTCTATCTGAACTGGGCGCCGACAGGAAGAGCCTGGTGATAAATCTTGGCGGTGGCGTGGTTACAGATCTGGGCGGATTTATAGCCAGTACTTTTAAACGCGGAATTCAATACATCAATGTACCTACTACCCTACTCTCTATGGTAGATGCTTCAGTAGGCGGAAAAACAGGTGTGGATCTAGGCAATTTAAAAAATCAGATTGGAGTGATCTCTCAACCGGAAATGGTACTTATTGACCCGGGATTCTTAAGCACTCTTCCGCCGGAAGAAATGAGAAGCGGGCTTGCAGAAATTTTGAAACACGGTTTAATTGCCAAAAGGGCCTATTGGGAAAAAGCCAATGATCTAAAGAAGCTGGGGCTGGAAGATCTTCGTGATCTTATAATGGAATCTGTTGATATCAAAACCCACATAGTCACAAAAGACCCCCGGGAAGAAAATTTACGAAAAACCCTGAATTTTGGACACACCTTTGGCCATGCAATAGAATCCTATTTTTTAACCCATCCTGAAAAAAATAAAGTGTTACACGGGGAGGCCGTTGCAGCAGGAATGATCATTGCCTTATTCCTCTCTACAAAAATTACAAACTTTCCAGAAAAAGAGCTGGAGAGTATTACCCAAACTATCCTCGAGTTCTTCCCTGTGATCGAAATAAGGGAGGAAGATTTTTCCAAGATCATCGAACTGCTGAAATTTGACAAGAAAAACTCACATGGAAATATAAATTTCGTTCTTTTAGAAGAAATAGGTGTGCCTATAATAGATTGTAAAGTGCCGGAAGATATGCTTTTTGAAAGTTTAGGGTTTTATAAAAATCTTAAAACCAGATAA